A single window of Chitinophagales bacterium DNA harbors:
- a CDS encoding fumarylacetoacetate hydrolase family protein, which yields MANKNIEAAAKRLREAAQKGLTCKPIRDLIGETDLTKAYAVQEINTALRMAEGARIVGSKIGLTSPVVQQHFGINQPDFGMLWSDKEVWNNGEISVKEIMQPKAEAEIAFVLGKDLTSTSLTSIDVISAIDYALASIEIVGSRIEGWDIRITDTIADNASASHFVVGHQPARLENLDMIGCKMVMYRNGEIVSQGKGGDCLGSPINALLWLAKTMARLGKPMRAGDVVLTGALGPMIPISAGDSFRAEIEGLGEVSVNFTE from the coding sequence ATGGCAAATAAAAATATTGAAGCGGCTGCAAAACGCCTGCGTGAAGCCGCTCAAAAAGGACTCACCTGCAAACCCATTCGTGATCTCATTGGAGAAACGGATTTGACAAAGGCTTATGCCGTTCAAGAAATCAACACCGCCTTGCGAATGGCAGAAGGGGCAAGAATCGTGGGCAGCAAAATTGGCTTGACCTCGCCCGTTGTGCAGCAGCATTTTGGCATCAATCAGCCCGATTTTGGGATGCTTTGGAGTGACAAAGAAGTGTGGAACAATGGCGAAATTTCGGTCAAAGAAATCATGCAGCCCAAAGCCGAAGCAGAAATCGCCTTTGTGTTGGGCAAAGATTTGACCTCAACTTCGCTCACTTCCATTGATGTCATTTCAGCGATTGACTACGCCCTTGCTTCCATCGAAATCGTGGGTAGTCGCATTGAAGGCTGGGATATTCGCATCACTGATACCATTGCAGACAATGCTTCGGCGAGTCATTTTGTGGTAGGGCATCAACCCGCTCGTTTGGAAAATTTAGACATGATCGGCTGCAAAATGGTGATGTACCGAAATGGTGAAATTGTTTCGCAGGGAAAAGGGGGAGATTGTCTCGGTTCTCCTATCAATGCCCTGCTTTGGCTGGCAAAAACGATGGCGAGATTGGGTAAGCCCATGCGGGCAGGTGATGTAGTATTGACGGGCGCATTGGGGCCGATGATTCCCATATCGGCGGGCGATTCTTTCAGAGCCGAGATTGAAGGATTGGGAGAGGTTTCAGTTAATTTTACGGAATAA
- the glpK gene encoding glycerol kinase GlpK, translated as MSKKYILSLDQGTTSCRAIIFDKKGNIVAVSQKEFPQIYPKPSWVEHDAMTIWETQLSVAQNVLKSNHLSPTEIAAIGITNQRETTLIWNKNTGEPIHNAIVWQDRRTASICDTLKEKGLENYVRSNTGLVIDAYFSGTKVKWLLDNVPDARAKAENGDLLFGTMDTWLIWKLTNGKVHATDYSNASRTLLYNIRELKWDDQMLSELDIPKSLLPEVRDSSGDFGETKASFFGGVSIPIGGVAGDQQAALFGQTCFEAGMAKNTYGTGCFMLMNTGTKMIESKSGLLTTLAWGINRKVEYALEGSVFIAGAAIQWLRDGLKILDQAGDSEFYANKVEHTDGVYVVPAFAGLGAPYWDMYARGAIFGLTRGTGKEHLIRATLESLAYQTRDVLDAMEKDAGIQLSALKVDGGAAANSLLMQFQADILNVPVKRPKVIETTALGAAYLAGIAVGFYKKEELVNNQELDASFEPSMESEQREKLYKGWQKAVIRCMKWEDQ; from the coding sequence ATGTCAAAAAAATACATTCTTTCGCTTGACCAAGGCACAACTAGCTGCAGAGCCATTATTTTCGATAAAAAAGGCAACATTGTTGCTGTTTCTCAAAAAGAGTTTCCTCAAATATATCCCAAACCTAGTTGGGTTGAACACGATGCCATGACTATTTGGGAAACCCAGCTGAGTGTTGCTCAAAATGTTCTAAAAAGCAATCACCTCTCTCCTACCGAAATTGCAGCGATCGGCATCACCAATCAAAGAGAAACAACGCTGATATGGAACAAAAATACAGGAGAACCTATCCATAATGCAATTGTATGGCAAGACCGTCGAACAGCTTCTATCTGTGATACATTGAAGGAAAAAGGATTGGAGAACTATGTTCGCTCCAATACAGGATTGGTGATAGATGCTTATTTTTCAGGTACAAAAGTAAAATGGCTTTTGGACAATGTTCCCGATGCAAGGGCAAAAGCAGAAAATGGTGATTTATTGTTTGGCACAATGGACACTTGGTTGATTTGGAAACTAACCAACGGCAAAGTTCATGCTACGGATTACAGCAATGCTTCCCGCACCCTACTCTACAATATTCGTGAATTGAAGTGGGATGATCAAATGCTTTCAGAATTGGACATTCCCAAATCACTACTGCCCGAAGTTCGAGATTCGAGTGGTGATTTTGGTGAAACCAAGGCTTCTTTTTTCGGTGGAGTATCTATTCCCATTGGCGGAGTAGCGGGCGACCAACAAGCGGCTTTGTTTGGACAAACGTGCTTTGAAGCAGGCATGGCAAAAAATACGTATGGGACAGGCTGTTTTATGTTGATGAACACAGGTACGAAAATGATTGAATCCAAATCTGGTTTACTTACCACGTTGGCTTGGGGTATCAACAGGAAAGTTGAATATGCCTTGGAAGGCAGTGTATTTATTGCAGGAGCAGCGATTCAGTGGTTGAGAGATGGTCTAAAAATACTTGACCAAGCAGGTGATTCTGAATTTTATGCCAACAAAGTGGAGCATACAGACGGTGTATATGTCGTACCCGCTTTTGCAGGCTTGGGTGCACCTTATTGGGATATGTATGCAAGAGGAGCAATTTTTGGTTTGACCCGTGGCACAGGAAAAGAACATCTCATACGTGCTACTTTAGAGTCTTTGGCCTACCAAACTCGGGATGTTTTGGATGCAATGGAAAAAGATGCTGGCATCCAGCTTTCTGCCTTGAAAGTAGATGGAGGTGCTGCTGCAAATTCTTTGTTGATGCAGTTTCAAGCAGATATTTTGAATGTGCCTGTCAAACGCCCCAAAGTAATAGAAACCACTGCTTTGGGAGCTGCTTACCTTGCAGGAATAGCTGTTGGTTTTTACAAAAAAGAGGAATTGGTCAACAATCAAGAGTTAGACGCTTCTTTTGAACCTTCAATGGAATCCGAACAACGTGAAAAACTCTACAAAGGTTGGCAAAAGGCAGTGATACGCTGCATGAAGTGGGAAGACCAATAA
- a CDS encoding DNA-binding protein: MEISGMNITFNELRKIKDSLPDGSIHQIAETLDVSVETVRNYFGGYNYQEGQVVGVHFEPGPDGGIVHLDDTRIIEMAQKIIEEQEVEVEE, encoded by the coding sequence ATGGAAATCTCAGGTATGAACATCACATTTAATGAGTTGAGAAAAATCAAAGATAGTTTGCCCGATGGTAGCATTCATCAAATTGCAGAAACGCTCGATGTGTCTGTAGAAACAGTTAGAAATTATTTTGGTGGATACAATTACCAAGAAGGACAAGTCGTAGGGGTTCATTTTGAACCAGGTCCTGATGGAGGTATTGTTCATTTAGATGATACCCGCATTATCGAAATGGCACAGAAAATCATTGAAGAGCAGGAAGTTGAAGTTGAAGAGTAA
- the nadD gene encoding nicotinate (nicotinamide) nucleotide adenylyltransferase has protein sequence MSKNIGLFFGSFNPIHVGHLIIAETVVNLDDIDQVWLVVSPQNPFKQKQSLLNQYDRLHLVNLALEGNTQIKPSTIEFNLPIPSYTIDTLAYLSEKYPASNFHLIMGEDNLTNFHKWKNYEKILEQYQLIVYPRPGYENELYIDHPKVHRLYVPKIEISATYIRELLKQGKSIRYMVPETVLEYVDKMNLYR, from the coding sequence ATGTCCAAAAACATCGGTTTATTTTTTGGTTCTTTCAATCCTATTCACGTAGGACATCTCATCATTGCAGAAACAGTGGTCAATTTAGACGATATAGATCAAGTTTGGCTAGTCGTTTCGCCTCAAAATCCCTTCAAACAAAAGCAATCTTTGTTAAACCAATACGATCGTTTGCACTTGGTAAACCTTGCATTAGAGGGAAATACGCAGATAAAACCCTCAACCATCGAATTCAATCTACCTATACCCTCCTATACCATTGATACACTGGCTTATTTGAGTGAAAAATATCCCGCCTCGAATTTTCACTTAATCATGGGAGAAGATAACTTGACGAATTTCCACAAATGGAAAAACTACGAAAAAATATTGGAGCAGTATCAATTGATTGTTTACCCCCGTCCGGGATATGAAAATGAGTTGTATATAGACCATCCCAAAGTTCATCGGTTATACGTGCCGAAAATTGAAATTTCGGCTACTTATATTAGAGAACTCTTAAAACAAGGAAAATCTATTCGCTATATGGTTCCTGAAACTGTCCTCGAATATGTTGATAAAATGAACCTTTATCGTTAA
- a CDS encoding thymidylate synthase: protein MQQYFDLLQKIIAKGNFKEDRTGTGTLSIFGHQMRFNLQEGFPLVTTRKIHTRSLIYELLWFLKGDTNIQYLNDHKVRIWDEWADENGDLGPIYGSQWRSWNGGNGETVDQISQLMQDLKEKPHSRRLIVSAWNVADLPKMALVPCHSLFQFYVNDGKISCQLYQRSADVPIGIPYNIASYALLLSMIAQQTGLQPYEFIHTIGDAHIYVNQMEGIEEQLKREMRALPQLKIREGVASIFDYDYEDFTIENYHPHPHIKMPVAV, encoded by the coding sequence ATGCAACAATACTTTGATTTACTTCAAAAGATTATAGCCAAAGGCAATTTTAAAGAAGACCGAACTGGCACAGGCACATTGAGTATTTTTGGCCATCAGATGCGCTTCAATTTGCAAGAGGGTTTTCCGCTCGTGACGACTCGTAAAATTCACACACGCTCGCTCATTTATGAATTGTTGTGGTTTTTGAAGGGTGATACGAATATTCAATACCTCAATGACCATAAAGTACGAATTTGGGATGAATGGGCAGATGAAAACGGTGATTTGGGTCCCATATATGGCTCACAATGGCGGTCATGGAATGGTGGGAACGGGGAAACTGTGGATCAGATAAGCCAATTGATGCAAGACCTAAAAGAGAAACCACATTCTCGTAGGCTGATTGTCAGTGCTTGGAATGTGGCAGATTTACCCAAAATGGCATTGGTGCCCTGCCATAGCCTTTTTCAGTTTTATGTCAATGATGGAAAAATATCCTGCCAACTCTACCAACGTTCTGCTGATGTGCCAATTGGAATTCCCTACAACATTGCGAGTTATGCGCTGCTGTTGTCCATGATTGCCCAACAAACGGGATTGCAGCCTTACGAGTTTATTCATACGATTGGCGATGCTCATATCTATGTGAATCAAATGGAAGGAATTGAAGAGCAGTTGAAAAGAGAGATGCGAGCTTTGCCGCAATTGAAGATTCGAGAAGGTGTTGCGTCTATTTTTGATTATGATTATGAGGATTTTACCATCGAAAATTACCATCCACATCCGCATATCAAAATGCCTGTGGCGGTTTAA
- a CDS encoding hemolysin III family protein yields MKTPFYSELEERLNYITHGIGAIISLIGFIVLIYFALDYKDMGVLAGFAVFGLCMMSVFLSSTMYHWVEHIEWKKTLRVFDHIAIFLMIAGTYTPYLLGNMREGWGIPLLVIIWSLAIGGIIFKWVIRNQLSKYEFYSIAFYAGLGMMILFFIQPVMATVDFWGVLLLLIGGGFYLVGIIFYVIDRIPFNHAIWHLFVIAGAACHYFSILYYVRPPMI; encoded by the coding sequence ATGAAAACGCCCTTTTACAGCGAACTCGAAGAACGATTAAACTACATAACTCATGGCATTGGCGCAATCATCAGTTTGATAGGGTTTATTGTGCTGATATATTTTGCTTTAGATTACAAAGATATGGGTGTATTGGCAGGTTTTGCGGTATTTGGATTGTGCATGATGTCCGTCTTTTTATCTTCTACTATGTATCACTGGGTCGAACACATTGAGTGGAAAAAGACACTAAGAGTATTTGACCACATAGCGATTTTCCTAATGATTGCAGGCACATATACTCCTTATTTGCTCGGCAATATGCGAGAGGGTTGGGGGATACCTTTATTAGTGATTATTTGGAGTTTAGCGATTGGAGGCATTATCTTTAAATGGGTGATTCGCAATCAGCTATCCAAATATGAATTCTACAGTATTGCCTTTTACGCAGGTTTGGGTATGATGATTCTTTTTTTCATACAGCCTGTTATGGCCACCGTTGATTTTTGGGGTGTATTGTTGTTACTCATAGGAGGAGGGTTTTATCTTGTGGGTATCATTTTTTATGTGATTGACCGAATCCCTTTCAACCATGCTATTTGGCATTTATTTGTCATTGCAGGAGCCGCTTGTCATTACTTTTCTATTTTGTACTATGTTCGTCCACCGATGATTTGA
- the hemC gene encoding hydroxymethylbilane synthase: protein MMKKKIVIGTRGSELALWQAYFTQDQLQQLGHEVILKIIKTKGDQIQHLSFDKIEGKGFFTTEIEAELLAGSIDLAVHSYKDLPTESPEGLVIAANSYRANPFDCLVIHPDALRPSLPFQLKENAVVGTSSARRKSQLLAQRPDLQILDIRGNVPTRVKKLEGAYDAIVLAAAGLERLELDLGDYHQLIFTPQQMIPAASQGVLAFQTREEDAEIRAILQHIHDPIIEKSIAVERTILNQLGGGCHQPIGVFCRFLPSQNHFQVWATSAKNWQDFPKRIFAEGKNQADLIKKLLNGLEEKTPKKIFISRDLTKDSYFYKAMSNNGYDVNAFSLIDFNGVAFDKNIEADWLFFTSKRGVQFFFEQNPFLPERFRVAALGEGTAKALQAYNFKASFVGGENDTAAVAEDFGKIARGKKVVFPIAEKSLRGVQKILERDFDKIKVQDLVVYSNQIKSAFDIPVCDILVFTSPMNVQTFCKKHTIETHQIIVAIGNTTGKALEKLGYTNYRLAASPNEVSLADCCW from the coding sequence ATGATGAAAAAGAAAATTGTTATCGGTACTCGTGGCAGTGAATTGGCTTTGTGGCAAGCCTATTTCACTCAAGACCAATTGCAGCAATTGGGACATGAGGTAATATTGAAGATCATCAAAACCAAAGGCGATCAAATCCAACATTTGAGTTTTGACAAGATAGAAGGCAAAGGCTTTTTTACCACAGAAATTGAAGCCGAACTATTGGCAGGTTCTATTGATTTGGCGGTTCATTCTTACAAAGACTTACCGACTGAAAGTCCTGAAGGTTTGGTAATTGCAGCCAATTCATATCGTGCCAATCCTTTCGATTGTTTGGTAATTCACCCAGATGCACTTCGTCCTTCCCTCCCATTCCAACTCAAAGAGAATGCAGTTGTAGGTACTTCTTCGGCTCGTCGAAAATCTCAGTTGTTGGCACAAAGGCCTGACCTGCAAATTCTTGATATTCGAGGAAATGTCCCAACAAGGGTAAAAAAACTAGAGGGAGCATACGATGCTATTGTCTTAGCCGCCGCAGGTTTGGAGCGATTGGAGTTGGACTTAGGCGATTATCACCAACTTATTTTTACGCCTCAACAGATGATTCCTGCCGCTTCGCAGGGCGTATTGGCATTTCAAACCCGTGAAGAAGATGCAGAGATTCGGGCTATTTTGCAACACATTCACGATCCTATAATCGAAAAATCCATTGCAGTAGAACGTACGATTTTGAATCAATTAGGGGGCGGTTGTCACCAACCGATTGGTGTCTTTTGTCGGTTTTTACCTTCCCAAAATCACTTTCAAGTTTGGGCAACTTCGGCTAAAAATTGGCAGGATTTCCCAAAAAGAATTTTTGCGGAAGGTAAAAATCAAGCTGATTTGATAAAAAAACTACTGAACGGGCTGGAAGAAAAAACTCCAAAAAAAATATTTATTTCTCGTGATTTGACAAAAGATAGTTATTTCTACAAAGCTATGTCCAACAATGGCTATGATGTTAATGCTTTCTCTTTGATTGACTTTAATGGTGTAGCTTTTGATAAAAACATTGAAGCGGATTGGCTATTTTTTACGAGCAAACGAGGCGTACAATTCTTTTTTGAACAAAATCCTTTCCTACCAGAACGATTCCGAGTAGCTGCTTTGGGAGAAGGTACTGCAAAGGCATTACAAGCCTACAATTTCAAAGCAAGTTTTGTGGGGGGAGAAAACGATACGGCTGCGGTTGCAGAGGATTTTGGAAAAATAGCAAGGGGTAAGAAAGTGGTTTTCCCAATTGCTGAAAAAAGCTTGAGGGGGGTTCAGAAAATATTGGAGCGGGATTTTGACAAGATTAAAGTGCAAGACCTTGTGGTATATAGTAATCAAATAAAATCTGCTTTTGACATCCCAGTTTGCGATATTTTGGTGTTTACCAGCCCAATGAATGTGCAGACTTTTTGTAAAAAACACACAATCGAAACACATCAAATCATTGTGGCTATCGGTAATACTACGGGTAAGGCATTGGAGAAATTGGGTTATACCAATTATCGCTTGGCTGCAAGTCCTAATGAGGTTAGCTTGGCGGATTGTTGTTGGTAA